The following coding sequences lie in one Nonomuraea muscovyensis genomic window:
- a CDS encoding TetR/AcrR family transcriptional regulator, which yields MAPQSKRSDAPDISYGKRSDAPDPTGTRADARRNRARILDAAREAVLAEGTDASLRAIARRAGVGVGTLYRHFPTREELIKELVRESFHALAARSGGLDAQTPPLDALAAWLADFARATTMYQGLPASLMATVADESSPLNRACQDMRQAGAALLRRAQDDGVIRGDIDGTDLFALASAIGWAAEQTADPDARRARLLRVVLDGLVERRQAPER from the coding sequence ATGGCTCCGCAAAGTAAACGGAGCGACGCTCCGGATATATCGTACGGTAAGAGGAGCGACGCTCCGGATCCGACCGGCACGCGCGCCGATGCCCGCCGCAACCGAGCCCGGATTCTCGACGCGGCTCGCGAGGCCGTCCTCGCCGAGGGGACCGACGCGTCGCTGAGGGCCATCGCCAGGCGCGCCGGTGTGGGCGTCGGCACCCTCTACCGCCACTTCCCGACGCGGGAGGAGCTGATCAAGGAGCTGGTCCGGGAGAGCTTCCACGCCCTGGCCGCCCGGTCCGGGGGGCTTGACGCGCAGACCCCGCCTCTGGACGCGCTGGCCGCCTGGCTCGCGGACTTCGCCCGCGCCACGACGATGTACCAGGGCCTGCCGGCCTCGCTGATGGCGACCGTCGCCGACGAGTCGTCACCGCTGAACCGGGCCTGCCAGGACATGCGCCAGGCGGGAGCCGCGCTGCTGCGCCGCGCCCAGGACGACGGCGTCATCCGCGGTGACATCGACGGCACCGACCTGTTCGCGCTCGCGAGCGCCATCGGCTGGGCCGCCGAGCAGACCGCCGATCCCGACGCGCGCCGGGCACGCCTGCTTCGGGTCGTCCTGGATGGGCTGGTCGAGCGGAGGCAGGCGCCGGAGAGGTGA
- a CDS encoding flavin reductase family protein, producing MTSKHSPIEPNILYFGTPVVLVSTANEDGTPNLAPMSSAFWLGWRAVLGLGARSQTARNLLRTRACVLNLPSDELAAAVDRLALTTGADPVPPAKHERGYRFVAGKFERAGLTPVPSETVGAPRAAECPVSMEAVVEAVHGLAEDDEKLRGGVVLFEVRVQRVWVHDEIRLAGTDDHIDPDAWRPLIMSFQKLYGLGPQVHPSTLARIPERLYRSTDVDRARVTPPIPR from the coding sequence GTGACATCGAAGCACTCTCCCATCGAGCCGAACATCCTCTACTTCGGCACCCCCGTCGTCCTGGTCTCCACGGCGAACGAGGACGGCACGCCCAACCTGGCCCCCATGTCGTCCGCCTTCTGGCTCGGCTGGCGGGCCGTCCTCGGGCTCGGCGCGCGCTCCCAGACGGCGCGCAACCTGCTCAGGACCCGCGCATGCGTGCTCAACCTGCCCTCCGACGAGCTCGCCGCGGCGGTCGACCGGCTGGCGCTGACCACCGGCGCCGACCCGGTCCCGCCCGCCAAGCACGAGCGCGGCTACCGCTTCGTGGCGGGCAAGTTCGAGCGGGCCGGGCTGACCCCCGTGCCGTCGGAGACGGTGGGCGCGCCACGGGCGGCGGAGTGCCCGGTGAGCATGGAGGCCGTCGTCGAGGCCGTGCACGGGCTGGCCGAGGACGACGAGAAGCTCCGGGGCGGCGTCGTGCTCTTCGAGGTACGCGTCCAGCGGGTGTGGGTGCACGACGAGATCCGGTTGGCCGGCACGGACGACCACATCGACCCCGACGCCTGGCGACCGCTGATCATGAGCTTCCAGAAGCTGTACGGGCTGGGGCCGCAGGTCCATCCGTCCACGCTGGCCCGGATTCCGGAGCGGCTCTACCGCAGCACCGACGTGGACCGGGCACGGGTCACACCGCCCATTCCTCGCTGA
- a CDS encoding MDR family MFS transporter encodes MPHRQILEALSGLLLVLFVAMISATVVSVALPQIIGALDGSQSQYTWVVTASLLASTASTPIWGKLADLFDKKLLLQIAIVIFMVSSLACGFAQDTGQLIAFRAVQGLGMGALQILAQVIIAAMISPKERGRYNGYLGAVMAVATVGGPLLGGLIADTSWLGWRWCFFIAVPITIAAFALLAKTLHLPTGRRQNVSIDYWGATLIAAGVSVLLIWVTFVGNDFDWLSWQTAAMAGGGVLLLALATWVESKVREPVVPLHVIRRRTPALAILASLAVGMAMFGGSVFLGQYFQIGRGYGPTAAGLLTIPMMVGVLFSSTISGRMVSRSGRTKSYIIVGLVVLLAGFAGLATIDHRTSMVLVSAYMLAVGVGVGMSMQNLVLVIQNTVPLREIGAASGAVTFFRSLGGTVGVSVLGAILANRVAADIVDGLARAGIPTGGAGPAAGSSLNLAALPEPVRLIVREAYGDATGHIFLVSTAIAVVGLIAAAFLKPDTLRDSLDLPEETAGRGAATPA; translated from the coding sequence ATGCCCCACCGGCAGATCCTCGAAGCACTCAGCGGTCTGTTGCTCGTCCTGTTCGTCGCGATGATCAGCGCCACCGTCGTCTCGGTCGCGCTCCCGCAGATCATCGGCGCGCTCGACGGCAGCCAGTCCCAGTACACGTGGGTCGTCACCGCGTCACTGCTGGCCTCGACCGCCTCGACGCCCATCTGGGGCAAGCTCGCCGATCTGTTCGACAAGAAGCTGCTGCTCCAGATCGCCATCGTGATCTTCATGGTCAGCTCGCTGGCCTGCGGCTTCGCCCAGGACACCGGCCAGCTCATCGCCTTCCGCGCCGTGCAGGGCCTCGGCATGGGAGCCCTGCAGATCCTCGCGCAGGTCATCATCGCCGCGATGATCAGCCCCAAGGAGCGCGGACGGTACAACGGCTACCTCGGCGCCGTCATGGCCGTCGCCACGGTCGGCGGCCCGCTTCTCGGCGGCCTCATCGCGGACACCTCCTGGCTCGGCTGGCGCTGGTGCTTCTTCATCGCCGTGCCGATCACCATCGCCGCCTTCGCGCTGCTGGCCAAGACGCTGCACCTGCCGACCGGGCGCCGCCAGAACGTGAGCATCGACTACTGGGGCGCCACCCTCATCGCCGCGGGCGTCAGCGTCCTGCTCATCTGGGTCACCTTCGTCGGCAACGACTTCGACTGGCTGTCCTGGCAGACCGCGGCCATGGCCGGCGGCGGCGTGCTGCTGCTCGCGCTGGCGACCTGGGTGGAGTCCAAGGTGCGGGAGCCGGTCGTGCCGCTGCACGTCATCCGCCGCCGTACCCCGGCCCTGGCCATCCTGGCCAGCCTCGCGGTGGGCATGGCGATGTTCGGCGGCTCGGTCTTCCTCGGCCAGTACTTCCAGATCGGCCGCGGCTACGGCCCCACCGCCGCGGGCCTGCTGACCATCCCCATGATGGTCGGCGTGCTCTTCTCCTCCACCATCAGCGGCCGGATGGTGTCCAGGAGCGGCCGCACCAAGTCGTACATCATCGTCGGCCTGGTCGTCCTGCTGGCGGGCTTCGCCGGACTGGCCACGATCGACCACCGGACCTCGATGGTGCTGGTCTCGGCGTACATGCTCGCCGTCGGCGTCGGCGTCGGCATGTCCATGCAGAACCTCGTCCTGGTCATCCAGAACACCGTCCCGCTCCGCGAGATCGGCGCCGCCAGTGGCGCGGTCACCTTCTTCCGCTCGCTCGGCGGCACCGTGGGCGTCTCGGTGCTCGGCGCCATCCTGGCCAACCGCGTCGCCGCCGACATCGTGGACGGCCTGGCCAGGGCCGGCATCCCCACGGGCGGCGCCGGCCCGGCGGCCGGCAGCAGCCTGAACCTCGCGGCCCTGCCGGAGCCAGTCCGGCTGATCGTCAGGGAGGCCTACGGCGACGCCACCGGCCACATCTTCCTCGTCTCGACCGCGATCGCCGTCGTCGGTCTCATCGCCGCGGCGTTCCTCAAGCCCGACACGCTGCGCGACAGCCTCGACCTGCCCGAGGAGACCGCCGGGCGGGGGGCCGCCACCCCGGCGTGA
- a CDS encoding TetR/AcrR family transcriptional regulator, translating to MDSTAGLRERKKAETRQAVHEAALRLVIEHGLDNVTVEAIADAANISRRTFSNYFDGKEDALLYGDEQRLRGLVQRVREQPAGRSAWQSLHGALHDLYAEFGSTDRALLMRTRLAMRHPSLMARQFASRVRLESELSQAVAERLREGDPSPEMITVAFLTALRVATQWWCAEDETRTLRELADEALAQIAQPFA from the coding sequence ATGGACAGCACAGCAGGGTTGCGTGAGCGCAAGAAGGCCGAGACCCGCCAGGCGGTGCACGAGGCCGCGCTACGCCTCGTCATCGAGCACGGCCTGGACAACGTCACAGTCGAAGCCATCGCCGACGCCGCCAACATCTCCCGGCGGACGTTCTCCAACTACTTCGACGGCAAGGAAGACGCCCTCCTGTACGGCGACGAGCAACGGCTGCGCGGCCTGGTGCAGCGCGTGCGCGAACAGCCGGCGGGCCGGTCCGCCTGGCAGTCGCTGCACGGCGCGCTGCATGACCTCTACGCGGAGTTCGGCAGCACCGACCGCGCGCTGCTCATGCGCACCCGGCTGGCCATGCGCCACCCCTCCCTGATGGCCAGGCAGTTCGCCAGCAGGGTCAGGCTGGAGAGCGAGCTGAGCCAGGCGGTGGCCGAACGGCTCCGGGAGGGCGACCCCAGCCCCGAGATGATCACCGTCGCGTTCCTGACCGCCCTGCGCGTCGCCACGCAGTGGTGGTGCGCCGAGGATGAGACGCGCACGCTGCGCGAACTCGCCGACGAGGCTCTCGCCCAGATCGCCCAGCCGTTCGCCTGA
- a CDS encoding LLM class flavin-dependent oxidoreductase: MTLPLSILDLAIIGPGETAAQSLQGSVALAQLAETHGYRRVWYAEHHNTSRIASSATSVLIAHVAAHTNTIRLGSGGIMLPNHAPLTIAEQFGTLETLHPGRIDLGLGRAPGTDQKTLRALRRNAHSADAFPQDVQELRGYLAGQSLIPGVDATPGKGTGVPLYILGSSLFGAQLAAALGLPYAFASHFAPDALEEAVAVYRREFQPSDQLDRPYVIAAVNVIAADTDAKAQEQHQTLKRQWVRMLLGRDHPYTDEQADQILASPQGRLVHHNLRYTALGTPPAVRDYLAGFAARADADELIVAHQATTVADRLRSAQLTAEVMELRAASPAGAPGNGPS; the protein is encoded by the coding sequence GTGACCCTTCCCCTCTCCATCCTCGACCTGGCCATCATCGGCCCCGGCGAGACGGCCGCGCAGAGCCTGCAGGGAAGCGTGGCACTCGCCCAGCTCGCCGAGACCCACGGATACCGGCGGGTCTGGTACGCCGAGCACCACAACACCTCCCGGATCGCCTCCTCGGCCACCAGCGTGCTCATCGCCCACGTCGCGGCCCACACGAACACCATCCGCCTCGGCTCGGGCGGCATCATGCTCCCGAACCACGCCCCACTGACGATCGCCGAGCAGTTCGGCACTCTGGAGACGCTGCACCCGGGCCGGATCGACCTCGGCCTCGGCCGGGCGCCCGGCACCGACCAGAAGACGCTGCGCGCCCTGCGCCGCAACGCGCACTCCGCCGACGCCTTCCCCCAGGACGTGCAGGAACTGCGCGGCTACCTCGCCGGGCAGAGCCTGATCCCGGGCGTCGACGCCACACCCGGCAAGGGCACCGGCGTCCCGCTCTACATCCTCGGATCCTCGCTGTTCGGCGCCCAGCTCGCGGCGGCGCTCGGGCTGCCGTACGCGTTCGCCTCCCACTTCGCGCCGGACGCCCTGGAGGAGGCCGTCGCGGTCTACCGGCGCGAGTTCCAGCCCTCCGACCAGCTCGATCGGCCCTACGTCATCGCCGCCGTCAACGTCATCGCCGCGGACACCGACGCCAAGGCGCAGGAGCAGCACCAGACGCTCAAGCGGCAGTGGGTCCGGATGCTCCTCGGGCGCGACCACCCCTACACCGACGAGCAGGCCGACCAGATCCTCGCCTCACCCCAGGGCCGGCTCGTCCACCACAACCTCCGCTACACCGCCCTCGGCACACCCCCGGCCGTCAGGGACTATCTCGCCGGCTTCGCGGCGCGCGCCGACGCCGACGAGCTCATCGTGGCGCACCAGGCGACCACCGTGGCGGACCGCCTGCGTTCCGCCCAACTGACGGCCGAGGTCATGGAACTCCGCGCCGCCAGCCCGGCCGGCGCACCGGGCAACGGACCGTCCTGA